A window of Spirochaetota bacterium genomic DNA:
ATTTCAGCCTGCTTAATCACCGTTTCAGTAGCCAGTTCCTGCATATCCGGAGGATAGCCGTATTTCTTTAAAGTCCTTTTTACAATTACCCTTAATTTGGCTCTCACGCTTTCTTTTATGGTCCAGTCTATGGATGTGTTTTGTTTTACCTTTTCATATATCACAACAGCCAGTTCCCGTAACTGCTCTTTTTGCATTAATTCCCTCGCACTTTTATTATCTGCTATTGCTGTATAGAAAGCATACTCATATTCAGATAACCCCATTTCTTCAGCTTCTTTGTCCATTTTCTTTATATCTTTGCTTAGCTGGATTAGTTCTTCGATCACCTCCACTGCAGTAATAACCTTGTTATGATATTTCTTAATTGAATCTTCCAGCATTTCCATTAATGTTCGGCTTTGAACCAGATTTTTTTTCATTCTGGCTTTTATCTCATCATTGAGAAGCTTTTTTAGAACCTCTAAGGCGATATTTTTGTGTTCCATATTTTTTACTTCTAACAAAAAGTCTTCTGATAACACAGAAATATCTGGTTTTTTAATCCCTGCTGCATCAAAGATATCTATAACTTTGTCAGTTACGAGGGCTTTATCAATTACTTGTCTTATTGCAGTTTCTATTTCTTCATCGGTCTTGCCCGTACCAGTGCTATCAAATTTCACAAGTCTTGCTTTTACAGCCTGAAAGAAGGCTACTTCGTCTTTAATAGCCATGGCCTGTTCATGTGGAATAGCTATTGAAAAAGCTTTTGATAAAGCCGTAACTTCATCAATATATCGTTTCCGGCCATTCTCAAGGCCGAGTATATGTTCCTCTGCGGCAAGAATTATGGATAGTTTAGCAGAAGTATCAGCAGTAAAGTATTTTTTATAATTAAATCCATAAAACATCTGGGATACGATCTCCAATTTTTGGAGCATAAGTTCTACTGCCTGCTCTTGCAGAACTGCAGGATCGCCTTTTCCGCCACTATCGGAATAGAATGATAAGGCTTCTTTAAGGTCTGAGGCAATTCCAAGGTAATCCACAATCAACCCGCCTGGTTTGTCTTTGTAAACCCTATTTACCCTGGCAATTGCCTGCATAAGGGTATGTCCTTTCATTGGTTTATCAAGATACATGGTGTGCAAACAGGGCACATCAAATCCTGTAAGCCACATATCACAAACAATCACCAATTTTAATTCATCTTCTGGGTTTTTCATCCTTTCTGAAAGGATATATCTCTGCTCCTTAGTCGTATGGTGTTTTGCAATCTCTGGTCCGTCGGAAGATGCTGAGGTCATTACTACTTTAATTGTACCTCTTTTAAGATCATCGCTATGCCAGTTTGGTCTTAACTTAATAATTTCATCGTATAAGCGAGCAGCAATTTGCCTTGTCATTGTTACTATCATTGCCTTGCCTTCAAAAACTTCCTGGCGTTGTTCAAAATGCGTGACAATGTCTTTTGCTATTTTACTTATGCGGTCTTTACTTCCAATCAATGCTTCAAGCTGTGTCCATTTAGCCTTTGCTTTTTGGGTTTCTGATAGATCTTCCTTTTCCAGTTCTTCGTCAAGTTCTTTAATCAGCTTCTTACCTTCATCGCTAAGTTCAATCTTTGCCAATCTGCTTTCGTAATAAATTTTGACAGTTGCCCCATCTTCCTGTGCCTGAGCTATGTCGTAAATGTCAACATAGTTGCCAAAAACAGCAGGTGTATTCTTGTCTTCTTTTTCAATAGGTGTGCCAGTAAAACCAATATAGGTTGCATTGGGTAGGGCATCGCGAAGATACTTGGCAAAACCATACACAACCTTTTTGCCTGTTATTTTACCCTGTTCATCCTTTGCGTCTATTGTTTTTGCTTTAAAGCCATACTGTGTGCGGTGTGCTTCATCAACTATAACGATGACATTTCTTTTATCTGTCAATGTTGGATAAATATTTCCTTCATCGGGCTGAAATTTCTGTATAGTTGTAAATATCACGCCACCTGAGGAAACACTTAAAAGTTTCTTCAAATGCTCTCTATCCTGAGCCTGAACAGGTTCTTGCCTGAGTAGCTGCTTTGATGATGCAAAGGTATCAAACAACTGGTCATCAAGGTCGTTTCTGTCTGTAATTACAACTATCGTTGGATTATCCATAGCAAGGATAATCTTTCCAGCAAAAAATACCATCGATAGCGATTTCCCAGCCCCCTGAGTGTGCCAGATTACACCAGCTTTTTTATCCCCCGAAGGTTGACTATTGACATCTGCCAACCCATAACTTTCTGGAGCTTCAGCTACCATTAAAGGCAAGGTTTTATTAATCGCATTCCTTGCAAATCCTGATGCTCGCAGGGTTGATTCCACAGCCCGATTTACGGCATAGTATTGGTGATAGGCAGCAAGTTTTTTAATGGTTAGAATTGATGTTAACCCGCTCTCTTTATCTACTTTTTTAGATTTTTCAAATACGATGAAATGGCGCACCAGATCAAGCAAAGTGAACCTATTCAGCATTGCTTTAATAATGATTTCCAGTTGACTCAACCGTTGAGGTAACTCTTTTTTAAGATCTGGAGACTTCCATGTGCTGAATCGTCCGAAATCTGCAGATAGGGAACCTGCTTTTGCCTCAAGGCCATCAGAAATAACATTGATCTCGTTATAGGTAAAAAGACTCGGAATAGCCTGTTTATATGTTTGAATCTGGCGAAAGGCAGATTGCAATGTGGCATTCTCATCAGCAGGATTTTTTAATTCCATAACAACCAGAGGCAGGCCATTCACAAAAAGGATGACATCCGCGCGTTTGTTTATGTTGTTTTCGATAACAGTAAATTGGTTGGCAACGATGAATTCGTTGTTTTCTGGATTCTTAAAATCAACCAGCCAGACCAGATCCCCTCTTTCACTACCATCTTTTCTGTAGCTAACCGTAATACCTTCTGTGAGCATACGGTGAAAGGTTTCGTTGTTAGCGATAAGTTCCGGAGAGTTCAGCCGCAGTAATTGTTTGATGGCATCCTCTCTGGCATCTTCAGGAATGGTTGGGTTGATACGGGCGATAGATTGCCTCAAACGGTTTAATAATAGAACCTCTTCAAAGGATTGTCTCTCTGGTGTTTTGCTATCGGGGTCAATATCAGGAGCGTAAATATGCTGATAACCCAATTGTTGCAGTAATTCGATAGCAAATTCTTCAATGGCAGATTCGGTGATTTTAGTCATCATAGTTTACATCACCATCTTTATAATCTTCTTGTTCTTCTGAAAAATCATATTTTATTCTCTCCGCTTCACGAGCATATGAATTAGCAATTTCTTTTAGTGATGAAGCAAAGCGTATTAGTCCAAGTTCTTCAATTTCTTCAGCTCTTTTTCTCCAAAAACCTGCAAGTTCTTTTTCAGGGTTTCCTGATGGATCAACAGTATGAACTCCGCGTGAATTGAAAACTTCCAGCATAAAACCTTTTCTTACATGTTCATTGTCCATTTCATCAAGCAATTCAGCAACAGATTTATGTATCCATAGACCACTTGGATCGGAATCGGCATAGAAAAGAACCTTGCCCAAATGTTCCATTGCTATCTCATAATGACCTGATTCAATAGTTTTTCTTTTAACTACATCAAACCATTTTTTTAAATCATCACCTGAAAATGAACCATCATCCATTTTGCCTGGAGGTCGTTTCCATTCCTGAAGTAGTTTCCATGCATTTAATGCAATATTTTTCCTTGTTTTGACGTCAGGTTCTTTTTCATTTGTTTGGTTTTTCGAGTGATTGACTAATTGAATAACCTCAATAAAAAATTCTGGTTTTTGCGATAAATATTTTTCAAGCAGTTTGGGTTTAGCATTATTATATTCATTTAATAATGGTAGATATGCCCATTCAATCTTGAATAATTCATCCTCATTAATTTCTGGATCATCTTGAAGCATTTTAATAACTTCAGTTAAATGGTAAGCAACCATTGCACCAATAGGTTCTTCAGATGAAATTCCAGAAATAAGGGCTTTAATTGCCTCCTCCTTTAAAAATTCTTTTTTTGTAAAATAATGAGCATAGATACATTCTATGGCTAAACGAGGACGACCGTATTTTAATAAACTTTCTATAGCAGGAAGCAAGCTACTTTGAGTAGGAAAAGGATTAACAATAATTTTTCTCCAATATTCTCCTATATTTTCACCCAAAAGCTTTTCTGCTTTTTCCCATATTTCCTTTTCAAATGGCAAATTAAAAAGTAATTCACATTTCTGTTCTGTTGACCATTTTTCAGCATTTAAACTTTCAATCCAGTTAATTCCCTTTAATTGATAACGAACCCAGATATATCCACTGATGAACTGTTTTTTATATTGCTCTTTTGAATCCAAAAAAGAGGGAAGTAGTTCTTTATCGTTTTCTTCATTTGCAAGATGGGCAAATGCATTTCCAACTTTCATAGGGTTTTCAACACTTTTTGCAAAACTAATAACTGAATCAAATTGCTTAATTTCATAGATTTGTTTTATAGCCTCAATTCTTTGGTTTAAAATTTTTTCCTGCCACATACGCCAATCTATATTCACATTAAAAAACTCATTATCTCTATTGGAAAATAAATGTCTGTATAAATATTCAGGGTCTGATGGTTTAATTTTATCTGCTGTTTGTTCCAACAAATCAACTGTATTAGAAGGCAATGCCCACTTTGCATCTGAAAAACGACGATGTTTTTTTACAAACAACATTAGCGTTTCCCAGATAGGTTGTTTTTGTGCATCTGGTAATTTTATAATCTCATCCGATGAAAGATAAACAAGGAATTCTCTAAATGAGGGTTGTGGAATGTTATCCATATTTTCAACAAGTTCAGTGATACGGTTTATATTTCCTTTAGCCATTTCAACTGCAATTGTAGAATATTGCTTAACCTGAACCCAATATTCTTTTTTGGGAACTTCATTTTTCCAGTTTTCAGGTATAAAATCTCTAAATAAGGGTTTACGACTTCCCATTGAAATCTGATGCTGATTTGGAAGCAATCTAATAACAGTTTTCCATGCAATATCAG
This region includes:
- a CDS encoding type I restriction endonuclease subunit R — translated: MTKITESAIEEFAIELLQQLGYQHIYAPDIDPDSKTPERQSFEEVLLLNRLRQSIARINPTIPEDAREDAIKQLLRLNSPELIANNETFHRMLTEGITVSYRKDGSERGDLVWLVDFKNPENNEFIVANQFTVIENNINKRADVILFVNGLPLVVMELKNPADENATLQSAFRQIQTYKQAIPSLFTYNEINVISDGLEAKAGSLSADFGRFSTWKSPDLKKELPQRLSQLEIIIKAMLNRFTLLDLVRHFIVFEKSKKVDKESGLTSILTIKKLAAYHQYYAVNRAVESTLRASGFARNAINKTLPLMVAEAPESYGLADVNSQPSGDKKAGVIWHTQGAGKSLSMVFFAGKIILAMDNPTIVVITDRNDLDDQLFDTFASSKQLLRQEPVQAQDREHLKKLLSVSSGGVIFTTIQKFQPDEGNIYPTLTDKRNVIVIVDEAHRTQYGFKAKTIDAKDEQGKITGKKVVYGFAKYLRDALPNATYIGFTGTPIEKEDKNTPAVFGNYVDIYDIAQAQEDGATVKIYYESRLAKIELSDEGKKLIKELDEELEKEDLSETQKAKAKWTQLEALIGSKDRISKIAKDIVTHFEQRQEVFEGKAMIVTMTRQIAARLYDEIIKLRPNWHSDDLKRGTIKVVMTSASSDGPEIAKHHTTKEQRYILSERMKNPEDELKLVIVCDMWLTGFDVPCLHTMYLDKPMKGHTLMQAIARVNRVYKDKPGGLIVDYLGIASDLKEALSFYSDSGGKGDPAVLQEQAVELMLQKLEIVSQMFYGFNYKKYFTADTSAKLSIILAAEEHILGLENGRKRYIDEVTALSKAFSIAIPHEQAMAIKDEVAFFQAVKARLVKFDSTGTGKTDEEIETAIRQVIDKALVTDKVIDIFDAAGIKKPDISVLSEDFLLEVKNMEHKNIALEVLKKLLNDEIKARMKKNLVQSRTLMEMLEDSIKKYHNKVITAVEVIEELIQLSKDIKKMDKEAEEMGLSEYEYAFYTAIADNKSARELMQKEQLRELAVVIYEKVKQNTSIDWTIKESVRAKLRVIVKRTLKKYGYPPDMQELATETVIKQAEMIAEELTK